A region from the Paraburkholderia youngii genome encodes:
- a CDS encoding pirin family protein encodes MIEIRRSAERGHANHGWLDSYHSFSFADYRDPEHVHFGPLRVINEDRIAGGQGFGAHGHRDMEIVTYVLEGALAHRDSMGNGSTIRPGDVQRMSAGTGVQHSEFNASRDEPAHLLQIWIIPRRAGDQPGYEEKRFDADSKRGRLRVIASPDGRDGSVTIHADASIYAGLFDGAEHATFAIPAGRLAYLHVARGTLSVNGTVLEAGDAAKLSDVDTVTLEKGDDAEVLLFDLGQLNG; translated from the coding sequence ATGATCGAGATTCGCCGCTCCGCAGAACGCGGTCACGCCAACCACGGCTGGCTCGACTCGTATCACAGCTTCTCGTTTGCCGATTACCGCGACCCCGAGCATGTGCACTTCGGACCGCTGCGCGTGATCAACGAAGACCGCATCGCCGGCGGCCAGGGTTTCGGCGCGCATGGGCATCGTGACATGGAGATCGTCACGTATGTGCTCGAGGGCGCGCTCGCGCATCGCGACAGCATGGGCAACGGCTCGACGATCCGTCCCGGCGACGTGCAGCGCATGAGTGCGGGCACCGGCGTGCAGCACAGCGAGTTCAACGCGTCGCGCGACGAACCCGCGCATCTGCTGCAGATCTGGATCATTCCGCGCCGCGCGGGCGATCAGCCCGGCTACGAGGAAAAGCGCTTCGACGCCGACAGCAAGCGCGGCCGCCTGCGCGTGATCGCGTCGCCCGACGGCCGCGACGGCTCGGTGACGATCCATGCGGACGCGTCGATCTACGCGGGACTGTTCGACGGCGCCGAACACGCGACCTTCGCAATACCGGCCGGGCGTCTCGCCTATCTGCACGTCGCGCGCGGCACGCTGAGCGTGAACGGCACGGTGCTCGAAGCGGGCGATGCCGCGAAGCTCAGTGATGTCGACACGGTGACGCTCGAAAAGGGCGACGACGCGGAAGTGCTGCTGTTCGATCTCGGCCAGTTGAACGGCTGA
- a CDS encoding ABC transporter permease, with translation MFLQGYGPLLLSGTWQTVKLAVFSLALAFVLGLLGAAAKLSKNRLSNGIGTVYTTLVRGVPDLVLMLLLFYSIQIWLNNLTDAMGWDQIDIDPFVAGVAVLGFIYGAYFTETFRGAFLAVPRGQLEAGAAYGMTSWQVFSRVMFPQMMRFALPGIGNNWQVMVKATALVSIIGLADVVKASQDAGKGTLRFFFFTLLAGAIYLVITTVSNFVLMYLEKRYSTGVRKADL, from the coding sequence ATGTTCCTTCAAGGCTACGGCCCGCTACTCCTCAGCGGCACCTGGCAAACCGTCAAGCTGGCGGTGTTCTCGCTCGCGCTCGCGTTCGTGCTCGGCCTGCTCGGCGCGGCGGCGAAATTGTCGAAGAACCGCCTGTCGAACGGCATCGGCACCGTCTACACGACGCTCGTGCGCGGCGTGCCCGATCTCGTGCTGATGCTGCTGCTGTTCTATAGCATCCAGATCTGGCTTAACAACCTGACCGACGCGATGGGCTGGGACCAGATCGACATCGACCCGTTCGTGGCCGGCGTCGCGGTGCTCGGCTTCATCTACGGCGCGTACTTCACCGAGACGTTCCGCGGCGCGTTTCTCGCGGTGCCGCGCGGCCAGCTCGAAGCGGGCGCGGCCTACGGCATGACGAGCTGGCAGGTGTTCTCGCGCGTGATGTTCCCGCAGATGATGCGCTTCGCGCTGCCGGGCATCGGCAACAACTGGCAGGTGATGGTCAAGGCGACCGCGCTGGTGTCGATCATCGGTCTCGCCGACGTCGTCAAGGCCTCGCAGGACGCCGGCAAGGGCACCCTGCGGTTCTTCTTCTTCACCCTGCTCGCGGGGGCGATCTATCTCGTCATCACCACAGTGTCGAACTTCGTGCTGATGTACCTCGAAAAGCGTTACTCGACCGGCGTGCGAAAGGCGGATCTATGA
- a CDS encoding ABC transporter permease, with translation MIEIIQQYWRNYLFTDGYRFTGVAITLWLLVVSIGLGFCLSVPLAVARVSKKKWLVGLVWLYTYIFRGTPLYVQLLLCYTGLYSLEIIRNNELTNAFFRDGMHCTLLAFTLNTCAYTTEIFAGAIKATPYGEIEAARAYGMSSFTLYRRVILPSALRRALPYYSNEVILMLHATTVAFTATVPDILKIARDVNSATYQSFNAFGIAALLYLCISFALVWLFRRAERRWLAYLRPQGK, from the coding sequence ATGATCGAGATCATTCAGCAATACTGGCGCAACTATCTGTTCACCGATGGCTATCGCTTCACCGGTGTCGCAATCACATTGTGGCTGCTGGTCGTGTCGATCGGCCTCGGCTTCTGCCTTTCGGTGCCGCTCGCGGTCGCGCGCGTGTCGAAGAAGAAATGGCTCGTGGGCCTCGTGTGGCTCTATACCTATATCTTCCGCGGCACGCCGCTCTATGTGCAACTGCTGCTGTGCTACACGGGGCTCTACAGCCTCGAGATCATCCGCAACAACGAGCTGACCAACGCGTTCTTCCGCGACGGCATGCACTGCACGCTGCTCGCGTTCACGCTGAACACTTGCGCGTACACGACCGAAATCTTCGCGGGCGCGATCAAAGCGACGCCTTACGGCGAGATCGAAGCGGCGCGCGCGTACGGCATGTCGTCGTTCACGCTGTACCGGCGCGTGATTCTGCCGTCGGCGCTGCGCCGCGCACTGCCCTACTACAGCAACGAAGTGATCCTGATGTTGCACGCGACCACGGTCGCATTCACGGCCACGGTGCCGGACATCCTGAAGATCGCGCGCGACGTGAACTCCGCGACGTATCAGTCGTTCAACGCGTTCGGCATCGCCGCGCTGCTGTATCTGTGTATTTCTTTCGCGCTCGTGTGGCTGTTCCGCCGCGCCGAGCGTCGCTGGCTCGCTTACCTGCGGCCGCAAGGCAAGTAA
- a CDS encoding ABC transporter ATP-binding protein has product MNSKKQKLFVDELHKKYGDNEVLKGVSLKANAGDVISVIGSSGSGKSTMLRCINFLEQPNAGRIFVDGEEVRTQTAKDGALRVSNPKQLQRVRTKLSMVFQHFNLWSHMNVLENIIEAPVHVLGLKRKEAEDRAREYLEKVGLAPRLEKQYPSHLSGGQQQRVAIARALAMHPDVMLFDEPTSALDPELVGEVLKVMQKLAEEGRTMIVVTHEMGFARNVSNHVMFLHQGRVEEEGHPDEVFKNTKSERLKQFLSGSLK; this is encoded by the coding sequence ATGAATTCCAAGAAGCAGAAGCTCTTCGTCGACGAGCTTCACAAAAAGTACGGCGACAACGAAGTCCTCAAGGGCGTGTCGCTGAAAGCCAATGCCGGCGACGTGATCAGCGTGATCGGTTCGTCCGGCTCCGGCAAGAGCACGATGCTTCGCTGCATCAACTTTCTCGAACAGCCGAACGCGGGGCGCATTTTCGTCGACGGCGAGGAAGTGCGCACGCAGACCGCCAAAGACGGCGCGCTGCGCGTGTCGAACCCGAAACAGTTGCAGCGCGTGCGCACCAAGCTTTCGATGGTGTTCCAGCACTTCAACCTGTGGTCGCACATGAACGTACTCGAGAACATCATCGAGGCGCCGGTGCATGTACTCGGTCTGAAGCGCAAGGAAGCCGAGGACCGCGCGCGCGAATATCTGGAGAAAGTCGGCCTCGCGCCGCGTCTCGAGAAGCAGTATCCGTCGCATCTGTCGGGCGGCCAGCAGCAGCGCGTGGCGATTGCGCGGGCGCTGGCGATGCACCCGGATGTGATGCTGTTCGACGAACCGACCTCGGCGCTCGACCCGGAGCTCGTCGGCGAAGTGCTCAAGGTGATGCAAAAGCTCGCCGAGGAAGGCCGCACGATGATCGTCGTCACACACGAAATGGGCTTCGCGCGCAACGTGTCGAACCATGTGATGTTCCTGCACCAGGGCCGCGTCGAGGAAGAAGGCCATCCCGACGAAGTGTTCAAAAACACGAAAAGCGAGCGTCTGAAGCAATTCCTGTCGGGCAGTCTCAAGTAA